The following are from one region of the Salvia hispanica cultivar TCC Black 2014 chromosome 1, UniMelb_Shisp_WGS_1.0, whole genome shotgun sequence genome:
- the LOC125198199 gene encoding uncharacterized protein LOC125198199: MAKCYMLASMSSVLKHQHSAMETAAEIMQNLTNLFGTQNRTAKSQAFRSIMTKTMKEGSSVSQHVLEMMGHLNQIEVLGGTIDPESHVTIILQSLPPIQQFKLNFEINKRNYTLAELLSELQSAEDLMVPAKVAMLSLAPNSSGSKPRAGNKKAPNPMAA; the protein is encoded by the coding sequence atggctaagtgctaCATGTTGGCTTCTATGTCATCAGTACTCAAGCATCAGCATTCTGCCATGGAAACTGCCGCCGAGATTATGCAAAATCTCACAAATctttttggtactcagaatcgaacggctaagtctcaagcctttAGGAGTATCATGACGAAGACTATGAAGGAAGGCTCGTCAGTGAGTCAACACGTCCTCGAGATGATGGGCCACCTCAACCagattgaggttttgggagggaCGATCGATCCCGAGTCCCATGTTACTATAATCCTTCAAAGTCTTCCCCCTATCCAACagttcaaactcaatttcgagataaacaaGCGAAATTACACTTTGGCTGAGCTGCTGTctgaacttcagtcggcgGAGGACCTTATGGTTCCAGCTAAGGTAGCTATGCTGAGTTTGGCGCCTAATTCCTCTGGGTCTAAGCCTCGTGCGGGAAATAAAAAGGCACCGAACCCAATGGCAGCTTAG